Part of the Oceanidesulfovibrio indonesiensis genome is shown below.
CCTGCATGTCGCCGTCGGCCCAGCGGGCCACGCCCAGCCAGAACCAGTGCTCTTCCTCGCCACTATCCAGCGAGGCGGCTTGCTCCAGATACGGCAGCGCCTCCCCGGCCTTGTTCTGGGCCAGGAGCATACGTCCCAGATAGTAGTTGGCCATGGCACTCCGAGGATTCTCGGCGACTTGTTTGCGGAAATGCGCTGCGCCCTTTGAATAGTCGTCTGTCCTGAGATAGTAGTTGCCCACAATGCGGGACGTGCCGCATGCGGCGACCATGAAGCTCATGACGGCCAGCAGAAGAAGCGTGCGTACAGAAGGCATAATCATCGGAGCGAAACCTTATTGCGTTGCAGGTGTTGGTCCATACCAGCCATGGCTCTTAAGGTATCTTTGCATACCTTGTTGGTCAATCACTGTTTGGCGTTTTGACCAAGATGGTTGTTTGGCCCCAAATCCGCGGCCAACAGGCCGGTTTTGGAAAACAACAGCGGAACTGCTACTGTCTTGAATACGCAGCTGGCAAATTCGCTCTGCGCGGCTTCACCGCATACCCCAGGATCGCGGGCATGCTCAATAACCGATCGAACTACAAGAGTTTCGAAGCTGAGAAGACACCGAAATAGGCTTTTAACCGACATCAGCAACACAACGTGAGAGATTATGGCTGAAAAAGAGACCGAACATAAATTGACGTTGAGGCACCTGCGCATCGATGACTACGACCGGATTCGCGAGCTTTCCGGACGTGTGTACCGGGCTGTGTCCGATCCCTGGGAGAGGCACGAGATCGCCTCGATGATCCAGCGCTTTCCCGAGGGCCAGATATGCATCGAGGACAAGGGCCAGGTGGTGGCAGTGGCGCTCACCATGATGCTTCAGTCTTCCATCATCGAGAAACATCACACCTACGACGATCTTGTCGGCGACGGCACGTTGCGCCGGCACGATCCCGAGGGCGACTACCTCTACGGCATCGAGATATTCGTAGACCCGGACTACCAGGGCATGCGCCTGGGCCGCCGGCTGTACGACGCGCGCAAGGAGCTCTGCGAAAGCCTGAACCTCAAGGGCATCGTTATTGGCGGCCGGATGCCCAACTACGGCAAGTACGCCGAGGAGATGGGGCCGCAGGAGTACATCCGCCGGGTCAAGACCCGCGAGATCCACGACCCGGTGCTTTCATTCCAGCTCTCCAACGACTTCCATATCAAGCGGCTGCTCCGCGGCTACTGGCGGGAGGATACCCAGTCCCACGGCTACGCCGTGCTCATGGAGTGGGTGAACATCGCCTACGAAAAGACCACCCGGCTCATCGGCGGCATCAAGTCCATTGCCCGCGTCGGCGTGGTGCAATGGCAGATGCGGCGATTCTCCACCTTTGAGGACTTCATGCAGCAGGTGGAATTCTTTGTGGACACCGTCTCCGACTACGAGTCGGACATCGTGCTCTTTCCGGAGTTGTTCAACGCGCCGCTCATCCACCAGTACGAGGACCAGTCTCCGTGGGAGGCCATGCGCTCCCTGGCCGGGCATACGGACCGGCTGCGCCGCGAGATGCTGGACATGGCCATGTCCTACAACATCAACATCGTCACCGGTTCGGTCCCGGAAATCCGCGAGGACGGGCACCTTTACAACGTCTGCTATCTCTGCCGGCGCGACGGCACCTGGGACAGCCAGTACAAGCTGCACATCACTCCGGAAGAGCAGGCCAGCTGGGGCCTCACTGGCGGCCACGAGCTCAAGGTCTTCGATACTGACGTGGGCAAGGTGGGCATCCTGATCTGTTACGACGTGGAGTTCCCGGAACTGGCCAGGCTCCAGACCCAGCGCGGCATGA
Proteins encoded:
- a CDS encoding bifunctional GNAT family N-acetyltransferase/carbon-nitrogen hydrolase family protein, which translates into the protein MAEKETEHKLTLRHLRIDDYDRIRELSGRVYRAVSDPWERHEIASMIQRFPEGQICIEDKGQVVAVALTMMLQSSIIEKHHTYDDLVGDGTLRRHDPEGDYLYGIEIFVDPDYQGMRLGRRLYDARKELCESLNLKGIVIGGRMPNYGKYAEEMGPQEYIRRVKTREIHDPVLSFQLSNDFHIKRLLRGYWREDTQSHGYAVLMEWVNIAYEKTTRLIGGIKSIARVGVVQWQMRRFSTFEDFMQQVEFFVDTVSDYESDIVLFPELFNAPLIHQYEDQSPWEAMRSLAGHTDRLRREMLDMAMSYNINIVTGSVPEIREDGHLYNVCYLCRRDGTWDSQYKLHITPEEQASWGLTGGHELKVFDTDVGKVGILICYDVEFPELARLQTQRGMKILLVPFWTDTKNAYLRVRRCAQARAIENECYVAISGSVGNIPKVETMGIQYSRAAVFTPSDFSFPHDAIAAEATPGVETTLITDLDVELIKELRLQGSVRNAESRRVDLYDLRWLND